Proteins encoded together in one Benincasa hispida cultivar B227 chromosome 1, ASM972705v1, whole genome shotgun sequence window:
- the LOC120084092 gene encoding uncharacterized protein LOC120084092 isoform X1 — protein sequence MDDSSSSSQDEGNVLIRYEVKKTARRGPTIMPELIHIRNSGERKTIEYNDLGQPVGENAKKMQSFIGVCVRQQIPLTYKSWKAVPQELKDTIFDCIQMSFVVDLGSKHYILQSASKKFRTFKSTLTQQYILPYKDEPSRLQNPPEKYSHIDKKQWESFVKARLSEEWETFSSAQRERRAKCIYNHHISRKGYANLAQELELSSDPCNRATLWKEARKRKNNEYSDIATRECAKRIDELAAIRKGQDILTEALGTPEHRGRIRGVGEFVSPALHYNVAKGKLKLIQESQNEAETQQSQDKDETQQSQDKDETRQSRSSVVEKKTKRKRVQKGRNVQKRKKVPKGKMVVKDPEEILEGIPCHLAIGSVDNIVAVGTMFESDAQCPSINEIPLGPDNVRAMVDIVMGEDVALPIPQKDKIKTLDQAIGNFVAWPRKLVITTKEKKAPSPTTSKSIAQSSKYTDVHVTIKLLNRYAMHSMQVDDMIQINLSEQILGKEKTIYLQRDDIIQYCGMAEIGYSCILAYIACLWNACDSEITKKFVIVDQATISSHVKPQELRSKNLINRLEMVSLDQLVLIPYNTGSCHWILIIINLQENCVYVMDSLRSKILEEFQGVINTSLKNWQAKHSLEQYRTRIRWKPIKCPRQFGAIECGYYVQKYIREIVQNSNTHISNLFNTRLAYEQKEIDAVRLEWAEFVARFV from the exons ATGGATGATTCGAGTAGCAGCAGTCAAGATGAGGGGAATGTTCTTATTCGTTATGAGGTCAAGAAGACTGCTCGACGTGGCCCAACCATTATGCCTGAGTTGATACACATAAGAAATTCTGGGGAACGCAAAACAATTGAATATAATGATCTAGGTCAACCTGTTGGAGAAAATGCAAAGAAAATGCAAAGTTTCATTGGTGTTTGTGTTAGACAACAAATTCCATTGACTTACAAAAGTTGGAAAGCAGTTCCACAGGAACTTAAGGATACAATTTTTGACTGTATACAA ATGTCGTTTGTGGTGGACCTTGGTTCCAAACATTATATTCTTCAATCTGCATCAAAGAAGTTTCGGACTTTTAAATCCACATTAACTCAGCAGTACATACTTCCATATAAAGATGAACCATCTCGCTTGCAGAATCCTCcagaaaaatattcacatatTGATAAGAAACAATGGGAGTCATTTGTTAAAGCAAGACTAAGTGAAGAGTGGGAG ACATTTAGTAGTGCTCAAAGAGAAAGAAGGGCAAAATGCATATATAATCATCACATCTCTCGCAAGGGATATGCAAATCTTGCTCAAGAATTA GAATTGTCAAGTGATCCTTGCAATCGGGCAACTTTATGGAAAGAAGcacgaaaaagaaaaaataatgaatactcCGACATTGCCACTAGAGAATGTGCTAAGCGAATT GATGAATTAGCTGCGATACGCAAGGGACAAGATATTTTGACTGAAGCATTGGGCACGCCAGAACATAGAGGGCGTATAAGGGGAGTTGGCGAGTTTGTTTCACCAGCTCTACATTACAATGTCGCTAAAGGAAAGTTGAAATTGATTCAAGAATCTCAAAATGAAGCTGAGACTCAACAATCTCAAGACAAAGATGAGACTCAACAATCTCAAGACAAAGATGAGACTCGACAATCTCGAAGTAGTGTTGTAGAGAAGAAGACAAAAAGAAAGAGGGTTCAGAAAGGAAGAAATGTCCAGAAACgaaaaaaagttccaaaaggaAAAATGGTTGTTAAAGATCCTGAAGAAATTTTGGAG ggAATACCGTGTCACTTGGCTATAGGATCGGTGGACAACATTGTTGCCGTAGGCACAATGTTTGAGTCTGATGCTCAATGTCCATCCATTAATGAAATTCCACTAGGACCCGATAATGTTAGAGCGATGGTCGATATTGTCATGGGCGAAGACGTTGCGTTACCAATTCCTCAAAAGGATAAAATAAAGACTTTAGATCAAGCGATTGGTAACTTTGTGGCTTGGCCACGCAAACTTGTAATTACGACTAAGGAGAAAAAG GCTCCATCTCCGACTACATCTAAGAGTATTGCACAATCTTCAAAATATACGGATGTCCACGTTACCATCAAGCTCCTAAATAGATATGCTATGCATTCCATGCAAGTGGATGATAtgattcaaatcaatttgagcgAGCAGATTCTTGGAAAGGagaaaacaatttatttacaacGTGACGACATCATTCAATATTGTGGGATGGCTGAAATTGGTTATTCATGTATACTTGCATACATTGC gtgTCTTTGGAATGCATGCGACTCAGAGATAACAAAAAAGTTTGTAATAGTTGACCAAGCAACCATTTCATCACATGTAAAGCCTCAAGAACTCCGTTCCAAAAATCTAATCAATAGGTTAGAAATGGTAAGCCTTGATCAACTAGTACTCATCCCGTATAACACTGG TAGTTGCCATTGGATATTGATTATTatcaatcttcaagaaaattgtgtttatgtcATGGACTCTTTACGAAGTAAGATTCTAGAAGAATTTCAAGGAGTCATAAATAC ATCTTTGAAAAACTGGCAAGCTAAACATTCTCTCGAACAATATCGCACTCGTATACGTTGGAAACCTATAAAG TGCCCTCGTCAGTTTGGTGCTATAGAGTGTgggtactatgtgcaaaagtatatacGAGAAATAGTGCAAAACTCTAATACCCACATAAGTAATCTT TTTAACACAAGACTTGCCTATGAACAAAAAGAAATCGATGCAGTTCGATTGGAATGGGCAGAATTTGTTGCACGATTTGTGTAG
- the LOC120084092 gene encoding uncharacterized protein LOC120084092 isoform X2: MDDSSSSSQDEGNVLIRYEVKKTARRGPTIMPELIHIRNSGERKTIEYNDLGQPVGENAKKMQSFIGVCVRQQIPLTYKSWKAVPQELKDTIFDCIQMSFVVDLGSKHYILQSASKKFRTFKSTLTQQYILPYKDEPSRLQNPPEKYSHIDKKQWESFVKARLSEEWETFSSAQRERRAKCIYNHHISRKGYANLAQELELSSDPCNRATLWKEARKRKNNEYSDIATRECAKRIDELAAIRKGQDILTEALGTPEHRGRIRGVGEFVSPALHYNVAKGKLKLIQESQNEAETQQSQDKDETQQSQDKDETRQSRSSVVEKKTKRKRVQKGRNVQKRKKVPKGKMVVKDPEEILEGIPCHLAIGSVDNIVAVGTMFESDAQCPSINEIPLGPDNVRAMVDIVMGEDVALPIPQKDKIKTLDQAIGNFVAWPRKLVITTKEKKAPSPTTSKSIAQSSKYTDVHVTIKLLNRYAMHSMQVDDMIQINLSEQILGKEKTIYLQRDDIIQYCGMAEIGYSCILAYIACLWNACDSEITKKFVIVDQATISSHVKPQELRSKNLINRLEMVSLDQLVLIPYNTGCHWILIIINLQENCVYVMDSLRSKILEEFQGVINTSLKNWQAKHSLEQYRTRIRWKPIKCPRQFGAIECGYYVQKYIREIVQNSNTHISNLFNTRLAYEQKEIDAVRLEWAEFVARFV; the protein is encoded by the exons ATGGATGATTCGAGTAGCAGCAGTCAAGATGAGGGGAATGTTCTTATTCGTTATGAGGTCAAGAAGACTGCTCGACGTGGCCCAACCATTATGCCTGAGTTGATACACATAAGAAATTCTGGGGAACGCAAAACAATTGAATATAATGATCTAGGTCAACCTGTTGGAGAAAATGCAAAGAAAATGCAAAGTTTCATTGGTGTTTGTGTTAGACAACAAATTCCATTGACTTACAAAAGTTGGAAAGCAGTTCCACAGGAACTTAAGGATACAATTTTTGACTGTATACAA ATGTCGTTTGTGGTGGACCTTGGTTCCAAACATTATATTCTTCAATCTGCATCAAAGAAGTTTCGGACTTTTAAATCCACATTAACTCAGCAGTACATACTTCCATATAAAGATGAACCATCTCGCTTGCAGAATCCTCcagaaaaatattcacatatTGATAAGAAACAATGGGAGTCATTTGTTAAAGCAAGACTAAGTGAAGAGTGGGAG ACATTTAGTAGTGCTCAAAGAGAAAGAAGGGCAAAATGCATATATAATCATCACATCTCTCGCAAGGGATATGCAAATCTTGCTCAAGAATTA GAATTGTCAAGTGATCCTTGCAATCGGGCAACTTTATGGAAAGAAGcacgaaaaagaaaaaataatgaatactcCGACATTGCCACTAGAGAATGTGCTAAGCGAATT GATGAATTAGCTGCGATACGCAAGGGACAAGATATTTTGACTGAAGCATTGGGCACGCCAGAACATAGAGGGCGTATAAGGGGAGTTGGCGAGTTTGTTTCACCAGCTCTACATTACAATGTCGCTAAAGGAAAGTTGAAATTGATTCAAGAATCTCAAAATGAAGCTGAGACTCAACAATCTCAAGACAAAGATGAGACTCAACAATCTCAAGACAAAGATGAGACTCGACAATCTCGAAGTAGTGTTGTAGAGAAGAAGACAAAAAGAAAGAGGGTTCAGAAAGGAAGAAATGTCCAGAAACgaaaaaaagttccaaaaggaAAAATGGTTGTTAAAGATCCTGAAGAAATTTTGGAG ggAATACCGTGTCACTTGGCTATAGGATCGGTGGACAACATTGTTGCCGTAGGCACAATGTTTGAGTCTGATGCTCAATGTCCATCCATTAATGAAATTCCACTAGGACCCGATAATGTTAGAGCGATGGTCGATATTGTCATGGGCGAAGACGTTGCGTTACCAATTCCTCAAAAGGATAAAATAAAGACTTTAGATCAAGCGATTGGTAACTTTGTGGCTTGGCCACGCAAACTTGTAATTACGACTAAGGAGAAAAAG GCTCCATCTCCGACTACATCTAAGAGTATTGCACAATCTTCAAAATATACGGATGTCCACGTTACCATCAAGCTCCTAAATAGATATGCTATGCATTCCATGCAAGTGGATGATAtgattcaaatcaatttgagcgAGCAGATTCTTGGAAAGGagaaaacaatttatttacaacGTGACGACATCATTCAATATTGTGGGATGGCTGAAATTGGTTATTCATGTATACTTGCATACATTGC gtgTCTTTGGAATGCATGCGACTCAGAGATAACAAAAAAGTTTGTAATAGTTGACCAAGCAACCATTTCATCACATGTAAAGCCTCAAGAACTCCGTTCCAAAAATCTAATCAATAGGTTAGAAATGGTAAGCCTTGATCAACTAGTACTCATCCCGTATAACACTGG TTGCCATTGGATATTGATTATTatcaatcttcaagaaaattgtgtttatgtcATGGACTCTTTACGAAGTAAGATTCTAGAAGAATTTCAAGGAGTCATAAATAC ATCTTTGAAAAACTGGCAAGCTAAACATTCTCTCGAACAATATCGCACTCGTATACGTTGGAAACCTATAAAG TGCCCTCGTCAGTTTGGTGCTATAGAGTGTgggtactatgtgcaaaagtatatacGAGAAATAGTGCAAAACTCTAATACCCACATAAGTAATCTT TTTAACACAAGACTTGCCTATGAACAAAAAGAAATCGATGCAGTTCGATTGGAATGGGCAGAATTTGTTGCACGATTTGTGTAG